The Ornithorhynchus anatinus isolate Pmale09 chromosome 11, mOrnAna1.pri.v4, whole genome shotgun sequence genomic interval gtggaaggagtccgggcttggaagtcagaggtcatgggttccaattccgcatcttccacttggcagctgtgtgactgtggccaagtcacttcacttctctgggcctcagtgacctcatctgcaaaatgaggattaactgcgaggctcacgtaggacaacctgatgaccctgtatctaccccagcatttagaacagtgctctgcacatagtaagtgcttaacaaataccaacattattattattattactattaatacctattcttccttctacttaggctgggagtcccatgcagggcagggattgtgtctaactcgattgtcccatatctaccccagtgcttagtacaatgctgggcatatagtaacaaTACCATATCtttagaattattatcattattacagcagGACACCTGCCACACATTTTGTGTCCCGGGGCCATTGTGAGATCTGCCCTTCTAGAGTAGTTGAATTTGCATCCACCTGAACATATTTCTCTATGTGGCCTCAGTGCAGAACTTCTACAGGGAGATCAGAGtgcctggggcagagagaggaatgCAGGCAAGTGCCAACTGGTAAAGAGagaagaataatataataataataatgatgatgatggcatttgttaagcgcttactctgtgcccagctctgttctaagcgctgggggagatacaagctcatcaggttgtcccacatggggctcacagtcttcatccccatttgacagatgaggtaactgaggcacagagaagtgaagtgacttgcccaaagtcacacagcagacaagtgggggagggggattaaaactcatgacctctgactcccaagcccggggtctttccaactgagccacgctgcttctgtcagtTGTCTCTTCCATCCATGATCCTTGTGCAATATATCAATCTGTATGGGGCATGACAACTTCCTCCTTCACTGAGACAGAGTTTTACCATAcagagaaataatgttggtatttgttaagcgctgactatgtgcagagcactgttctaagcgctggggaagatacggggtaatgaggttgtcctacgtgaggctcacagttaatccctattttacagattaggtcactgaggcccagagaagtaaagtgacttgcccaaggtcacacagctgacaagtggcagagctgggatttgaacccatgacctctgactccccagcccgggatctttccactgagccacgctgcttctctgtcttaccATCCCTTGCTCTGTAGCGGTCccttaattgtgatatttgttaagtgcttactatgtgccaggcactatactcagcgctggggtggatacagacaaatcgggttggacacaatccccgccccaaagggggctcagagtctcaatccccattttacagatgaggtaactgaggcccagagaaatcaagtgacttgcccaaggtcacacagcagaccagtggccgcaccaggattagaaccttctgactcccaagcccctgctctagtcGCTCCACCATGCTACTCCCTCCATGATTCATGCGCGCagacaaaaggaagagggaatagcTCTCTGATGGTCTTATAAataaggaagcagagggaagaaaccCGGACTATTGTGccctggaagaagggagaggaacagaTTCCATCGAACCAGAGCGTTCAGGGAACAAGGAGATACTTTCCCAGGTCTCAGGCGGGGCCTTGCCGAGAAGTCACAGGGAGAGAGAACCGTGAGACGAAAACTGCAGATGGGTCGAGCAATCCCCGGGGTCTGCTATGGAGAGAAGAAGGATCTGGATGTCACGGGGCATAatcgatcaatctgtggtatttattgagcactaacagtgtgcagagcactgtactaagcgcttagggggatgtgggcagggaatgtgtttgtttattgttgtattgtactccattgtacttattactgtattgtacagtaagtgctcaataaaaacgatcgaatgtaggaatatgacaatataacattcactcgattcattcagtcgtatttcttgaatgcttaccgtgtgaaaagcactctcattcaccccacacatccaatccgtcaccaaggcctgccggtctcacctttacaatatcaccaagttcagccctttcctctctacccaaacggctattttactggtacaggctctcataatatcctggctggattattgtgtcagccttctctctgatctcccttcctcctctctctccccgctccagtctattcttcactccgctgcccggctcatcttcctgcagaaacgctctgggcctgtcactcccctcctcaaaaacctccagtggttgcctatcaacctccacatgaaacaaaaacttctcactctaggcttcgaggctctccatcaccttgccccatcctacctctcctcccttctcactttctactacccaccccgcatgctcctctcctctgctgcccacctcctcaccgtcccctcttctcgcctctcccgccgtcgatccccgggccacgtcctcccgctgtcctggtatgccctccctcctcacctgcgccaaactacctctcttcccttcttcaaagccctactgagagctcacctcctccaagaggccttcccagactgagcttccccttttccctctgctccccctgcccctccttcacctcccctcagctaagtcccctttcccccctttccctctgctcctcctcctctcccttcccctcccctcagcactgtgctcatttgtttatatttttattaccctattaattctgttaatgaggtgtacatccccttcattctatttattgctattaagttgtctggtttctgtccgtctgtctcccccgattagactgtgagcccgtcaatgggcagggattgtctctatctgttaccgaactgtacattccaagcactttgtacagtgctctgcacatagtaagtgctcaataaatacgaatgactgaatgaatgaatgaatgaatactaagtacttgggagagtacagtgtaaaaataaatggacacgttccctgtccacagtgagcttacagtctagagaacatacagtctagaggacagtctaatatcagagctggtagatgcgtcccctgctcacgaggagccgTAAAGAGGAAAATGAATTCATCAGCCTGACCCGGAGATCCCCACTCTGTTCCCTCCaggctccccacccccgcccccaccatgcTACAGAAGAGCAAGGTGAAAGTGCTGCTGGTCGTCGTGGCGGTCCAGTTCGCTGTCATCGTCCTCTTCTTCCAGCTGCAGAGCCACCGCCAAAGCCCCTCCGCGGAAGAGGAGCCGGAGGCCCGCCTGCACGTGCTGGTCCTGTCCTCGTGGCGCTCGGGCTCCTCCTTCGTGGGGCAGCTCTTCAGCCAGCACCCGGACGTCTTCTACCTGATGGAGCCCGCCTGGCACGTGTGGGAAGCCCTGTCTCAGGGCAGCGCCGCCGTGCTCCACATGGCCGTGCGGGACCTGGTGCGTTCCGTCTTCCTCTGCGACATGGACGTCTTCGACGCCTACATGGGCCCCGGCTCCAGGAAACAGTCCATCCTCTTCCAGTGGCCGGTCAGCCGGGCCCTCTGCTCCCCGCCGGCCTGCGGGGCCTTCCAGCGGGACGACATCATCGACGAGGACGCCTGCAGGTCCTCGTGCAACCAAGAGCCCTTCGCGGAGGTGGCGGAGGCCTGCCGCTCCTACAGCCACGTGGCGGTCAAGGAGGTGCGCTTCTTCAACCTGCGGGTCCTCTACCCGCTGCTGACCGACCCCTCCCTCGACCTGCGCGTCGTCCACCTGGTGCGCGACCCCCGGGCCGTGTTCCGCTCCCGAGAGGGCACCATCGGTGATTTGATGAGGGACACCCGGATCGTGCTGGGGCAGcagtgggagagcagcaaggagcAGGACCGACACTACCGGCTCATGGAGGCCGTCTGCCAGAGCCACAGGGAGATCTTCGAGGCCGCGCAGGCCCTGCCCGCCTCCCTGCGGAGCCGTTACCTGCTGCTGCGCTACGAGGACCTGGCCCGGGCCCCGCTGGCCCAGGTCTCCCGGCTGTACAACTTCACGGGGCTCCACTTCCTGCCTCGCCTTCAGCAGTGGGTGCACAACGTGACCCGCGGCCGGGGCCTGGGGCAGCACCCGTTCCACACGAACGCCCGGAGCGCCCTCAacgtctcccaggcctggcgcTGGTCCCTGCCTTACGAGAAGGTGGCCCGCCTGCAGGACATCTGCAAGGAGGCCATGGCCCTGCTGGGCTACCGGCCCGTCCTGTCTGAGCGGGAGCAGGGGAACCGGTCACTGGACCTGCTGACCACCATGAGGCCCTTGCAGCCGAGCGGCCCGGGGCCCTGAATTGGGCCCCACTCTGCCCAGCCACCTCATCTCAGCGTAGAGCACCGGGAACTTTCCGATCCTGGACATAAACACCCTCTCTGGGCACAAAAAGACTGTTTTCGTGGGACTACACATGCCTATGCAAAAAGGTTTCCTTACCTAGGCTGAAAagacctgcgttccaatccccgctctgcctctcgttcgatgtttgaccttgggcaagtcaattcacttctttgtgccttaattacttcacctgtaaagtggggattaagaccgtgagccccaggtggcacatggaccgtgtccaacctgattagcgtgtatctttCAGGGTACTTAGgtcatgcttggcacattgtaagcacttaaaaatgccataaaaaaattataaaaccATATTGTGTTTTGTGGTGAGCCTGGCCATCTAGAACAACTGGCCACGTCGTCACTGATGGTCGCGACAAGTTCCAGCAGAGGAGTGGGTAAaggaatggagttgggagagggaggaaccgGAACAgcagtactttcccaaacactcggtaccgtgttctgcacacagtaagcactcaaaaaaatgctactgattgattaaggagaGGCGGGGAATAGAAGAACGACAGCAGGTGGTGCAAGgtcaagggagggaggaagagtcacAGCAAGGAGAAACCCCATTTAGCTTCACAAATATTCTGTCACCTCATTTTTGAATGATGCTCATCATACTCCATATAACACCCCATCATCATATTCGCCATCATGAACGAAAATGGaatctactgagagcttactatgtgcagagcaccgtactaagctctggggagagtaagaTACTACAAATTCgacggaaacgttccctgcccaccacaacttTACAGCGTAGATGGGGAAACCgatattaatgtaagtaaataacttacgtaatttgaagatatgtacttaTGATCCCCTATCTGACCTAATCCGCCTGTTCCCATCCCGTACTCACAAGGCTAATTTAGTCGCCTGGACTTACCCGCACACAACATGGCTGTTCGTGACTGAAGAgagatgggtaaactgaggtgCCCAGGTCTCTACAGGAGGACAGATGCCTATGAACCATCTCCTTAATTCCTTTTCCCAGCAGGAAAtcagccccctctttccctgccaccctcccccttAAGGTGGAGTGATGCAGGTCTGAACCAAGATAGGAGGGGCCAGCTGGTTTCGGGACagaagcgctgagtacagtgctctgtacgcagtaagtgctcaataaatataattgaatgaaagcaggaggaaggaggaggaaaaaatgggGGAAGGGCAGAAAGGGGTGCAGCACAGATCAGGGCCAAAGCTCCGCCAATCAGGCATTCGGACGGCAGTGGTAGTGGGACGGGTACTCTCGTTCGTCCATTCCAAGAAGCAGAACGTACCTGCAATTTTCCAGTGTGGACCACCAGGATGAAGTGGTAAGGTTATATGGATTTGTAAGTGTCTACCTCAAACCAAATGATCTGAGCCACTACTGgccctaaagagaagcagcatggtctagcggatagagcgacCGGCCAGGGAGcccgaagaacctgggttctaattccggctctgctgcttgttggctgtgtgaccttggggaagtaatttcgcttctctgtgcctccgttacctcatctgtacaatagggattaagactatgaaccccatgtggggcacagactacatccaacctgattactttgtatctaccctggtgcttagaacagtgtctggcacatagtgagtaacaaataccattaaaaaaaaggctaaTAAACAGGGATTCAGAGTTGGAGGTTCGAACAGATAGAGAGGATACAATGTTTAAAACCAAAAACTGCGGTTAAAACGTGCacttggaatccccattttatgggaaaGTCAGAATGTGGAGTTGGATACGGGTAGATCTGAGGGTGAGTGTGAGGATTCGAAGAGGGCAGTGGGGGGAAATAGAAGATAGGGAAATGAGTGAAGGCTGTACTGGGCTATTTTCAGGTAACTTTCTAATGGGATGTATCAAAGAGAGAAAAACCTCATGTTGTTACATAGGAGAGGTGACTAAAGGGATTGTTGCTGCTGATTCAGAGCAGAATCCTTTCCCTTTGAGACAGTACCCCTTTGCTGTTTCAGATTCCCACTGGGTCAAGCCTTCTTTCCCAGATCAATTTGACTCCATTCCCATGATTGATTTGGTGGGCGCATTCAAGAGAAGGCACCTAAAAGGTGAAGAATGTAGTAGGGAACTGGAGGGAGGACCTGAAAAGTCCCGAGAAGGAAATAGCGTGTAAGGAGGGGTGGGGTATTGTGGGCTCCTCCCTTAAGGGGCACATGGCGGGGGTTGTAGGGAAAGGAGCAGCCTAAGAGAGGATCTCAAATGATGCGGGGAGGAAGATGAACCCATCCATAGGTCACCCCTCAAACTCACTCTTAGAGTTGGTGGAAATTTAGGGAGCACCAGTAGGGCCAAGTCGAAAGcgtatggacttgggaatcagaggatctggcttccaatcccagctctgccaattgcttgctgtgttaccttgggcaagtcacttaatttctccgacTCAGTTGTTGTTGTGTCGAGTCGTGTCCCACCCAAACCGaggccacagacacatctctctcagaaggccccacctcaatctgcaatcgttccggtagtgtatccatagagttttcttggtaaaaattcggaagtggtttaccgctgcctccttctgctcagaaaatgagtctttgccctcgactctctgcccagcacaggggagttttgacttgtagccgattgcctcccactcgctagccactgcccaagctaggaatggaatgggcaggcctctgcttgactctccctcttgtagccgtgactggtagaggactggaagccctccaggtgcgaccctgagagggggactcagttgcctccctgtaaagtggggattcaatgcctgttctctcacctacttagactgtgagcccacgtgggacagggagtgtgttcaacctgataaattttaatctatcccggcacttagaacaatgatcaacacatagtaagcgctctacaaataccagaaaaaaattgcatttgttcTTATGTAAGACACCGAGAAATCCTGGGGCTCCAAAATGAGCTACTAGTAAACTGTCAGCTCAGACCCctggggagtgggtgggtggggaaggggagggggcttggaggcTAAGGCGGGCTGAGCAGAGCTTCTGCATATTTCTCTTGCCTCCTTGCTGGCTTGAACTCCTGGGATAGAATAATTTGCCTTCCCCAAAGAGGATGTTCCCCTGGAGATCCCTTACTCTTAGACCCAGCCTgagtggaatcaatcagtggtatttattgaacgtttactgtgtgcagtgtaccgtactaaacgcttaggagagtacatacaacagagttggtagacatgttccctgcccacatgaatgcacagtttagaggagtggaatctctctatctcccccaacAGAGGAGGCAAACACCACACGGAGCAGGTTCTTTGtaacatttatttaaaaaaaaaacaaaagaaaaccccATACAATAATTTATGCCCTTTGCCGCACGAAGG includes:
- the LOC100077651 gene encoding carbohydrate sulfotransferase 4, translated to MLQKSKVKVLLVVVAVQFAVIVLFFQLQSHRQSPSAEEEPEARLHVLVLSSWRSGSSFVGQLFSQHPDVFYLMEPAWHVWEALSQGSAAVLHMAVRDLVRSVFLCDMDVFDAYMGPGSRKQSILFQWPVSRALCSPPACGAFQRDDIIDEDACRSSCNQEPFAEVAEACRSYSHVAVKEVRFFNLRVLYPLLTDPSLDLRVVHLVRDPRAVFRSREGTIGDLMRDTRIVLGQQWESSKEQDRHYRLMEAVCQSHREIFEAAQALPASLRSRYLLLRYEDLARAPLAQVSRLYNFTGLHFLPRLQQWVHNVTRGRGLGQHPFHTNARSALNVSQAWRWSLPYEKVARLQDICKEAMALLGYRPVLSEREQGNRSLDLLTTMRPLQPSGPGP